The Nicotiana tomentosiformis chromosome 2, ASM39032v3, whole genome shotgun sequence genome includes the window tgcttttgGAAGTTTCCTAGGAGTTCCAATAATATttagatcatcaacatacacagcgattataacaaattcagatcCAGACCTTCTTATAAATACACGACCTTCTTATAAATACACAAGGACAAATTAGATCATTCTTATACCCTTCTTTCAGCaaatactcactcaggcgattataccacattcgccctgattgtttcaatccatataaggatttttgaagctttattgaaTAAGTTTCCCGAAAACTTTTATTAGTTTCAGGAACTTTGAGCCCTCcagggattttcatataaatttcgtTGTCTAATGTGCCATACAAATAGGTTGTGACAACATCCATTagacgcatatcaagtttttcatggacTGCCAAATTTATAAGATACCTGAAAGTGATTGCATCCACCACAGAAGAAtatgtctccatataatcaatgACAGGTCTTTGCGAAAATCTTTGTGCCACAAGTCGTGCTTTATATCTAacgacttcatttttatcatttcgtTTTCGCACAAAAATCCATTTGTATCCCACTAGCTTTATTCCTTCAGGTGTTCGAATTATACATCTGAATACTTCACGTTTTTCAAGTGACACTAATTCTGCCTGGATATCGTCTTTTCATTTTTGCCAATTAtttctctgtctacattcatTGACACAtcttggttcaagatcctcatcttgttgcattatttcaacaACAATATTATAAGCAAAATTGTTGtcgacaataatattatttcggtTCCACCTTTTTGCCGTAGAGACATAAGTTATTAAGATCTCttcattcttattatttttaggtacATGGACCTCTTCTGAGAtcttatcatttgttatgtcaCATGGCTCTTTTGAGCAATTACCTCCATATTATGATCTCCTAGATCATTTGCTCCTTTTCGCTTTCGAGgatttttatctttggaaccaattggtCTACCACGTTTCAAGTGTGTCTTAGACTCATTTGCATTTATAGATTGTCCAACCGGGACATCAATTCGAATATGAGCATTAGCAGCTGGAACatgtgacttagtcacccttggtagaTTAGTGAATGCATCAGGTAGTTGATTTACAATATTTTacaaataaattatcttttgaacctcgtGTTCACATTGAAttgttcgaggatctaaatgagatagtgatagtccattccaatctatctccttttgcaactgcttattttctccccccTAATATTGGGTATACTGATCCATCAAAATGACAATCAACAAATCTTGCTGTAAATAAATCTCTAGTTATAGGttccaaatattttataatagaaggagattcatacccaacatatatcatcaatcttctttggggtcccatctttgtgcgttgtggtggagcaattggaacatatactgcacatccaaatattctaagatggaaaatatttggctcctgaccaaaagccaattgtattgaggagactttatgataATTTGTGGGTTTGATCCGCACAAGAGCtgctgcatgcaaaatagcatggCCCCATGCAGAAATGGGAAGTTTTAttctcataagcattggtctagcaattaattggaggcgtttgatCAATGAGTCCCCtagaccattttgagtatgaacatgagcaactGGATGCTTAATTGTTATCCCAGTTGATAtgcaataatcattaaaggctTGTGACGTAAATTCACTAGCATTATCAAGACGAAAtgtcttaattgcataatctggAAACTGTGCTCTTAATCTTATTAATTGAGCTAGTAACCTTGCAAAGGCCAAATTGCGGGTTGATAACAAGCACACATGTGACTATCTTATAAATACATCTATCAAAACcatataatatctgaatggtccacatggagggtGTATTGGCCCACAAATATCACCCTAtatacgttccaaaaatgcaggagattcaactccaactttaattactgatggtctaataatcagtTTTCCCTGAGAACATgtagcacaagagaattctttagtttgaagaatcttctggttcttcaatgaatgatcatgtgaattctcaattattttgcgcatcatattataaccgggatggcccaaccggtcatgccaaataataaaatcattagtaAACTCCTTGTTTACTGTTGCATGTGATTCAACTATACTAATATTAGTGTGATATAATCCGGAGGAAAATGCGAGAAGTTTTTCAAGCACATACTTCTTTTCGCTTTTATTGTGGTAATATAAAGGtattcaaccttttcttcattagtggtctcaatatgatagccattttggcgaatatctttgaaactcaacaagtttctttgagacCTACTACAATATAATGCATCATTAACAGCCAATATAGTTCCTCCTGATAGTAATACAGTCGCTCTTCCAGAgccctcaattaattttgtactatcagatattgttatgatattggcttctttcataattaaataagagaaatatctcttATCGTTTAATATGGTGTGCGTCGTAGCACTATCTAGAAGAcatattttttctttattattcATACGGCCAACTGGAGACTGTGAAGTTTTCATATTCTTcaagaataagaaaaaaaatacatcataaataatattgaaaaatttaagaacaaaagaaactacatttatgaaattaaatactgacaacataaaaagttttattcaaaatatgaacttcataaaAAGATATACatttattcttataatttttttctAATAATAAGTCTTCAGTTATGATGCTCAAAGAAGTCTCTAGCTTCTAAGTGAGTAATATGTGCAAGAccttcaaaaatatcatctttatagGCAAGATTTGCTTCAACTTTATCATGATTATTCATAGGGCCCGCCTCAACATCATTTTGAAAAGTCAAGTGAATCTCAACTTTATTTTGTTTCCCTTTTATAGATGCCTGATAAAGTTTGATAAAATGTTCAGGTGTACGACAAATTCGTACCCAATAATTTTTCATACCACATCGGTGGCAAACATTACCTTTGCCTTTTGAAGGATTAttctgagaacccttattgttctcttgtTTATAACGACCACCACCATGGCGATTATTATTTCGCCCTTTGTCATGCCCACGTATATTTATACGACCACGATAATTATTTTGCTTTTTCAGACTTTGGATCTATCGTTCCCAGATTCGCTTCTGGAAATGGAGATGATCTTGTgggtggggagggggggggggagcttcatgatttttcattaaaaggGCATTATGTTGTTCAGCCAACAAAAGGCATAAAATTAACTCAGAATATTTCTTAAAGCTCGTTTCACGGTATTGCTGTTTTAACACCATGtttgaggcatgaaaagtggaaaAAGTCTTTTCCAGCATGTCCTCGTCATTCATAGGTTCCCCACATAATTTTAGTTGGGAAATTATTTTATATACAGCAGAATTATATTCACTTATGGTCTTATAATCTTGTAGCCGTAAGTGCATCCACTCACGACGAGTTCTTGGCAATACCGTGGCCTTTAGGCGGTCATATCATTCCTTCAAACTAGTCCATAATTGAAATGGATCTTTCAAGGTTAAATATTCACTTTTTAACCCTTCATCGAGATGATGGCGAAGGAAAATCATGACTTTCGCCTTATCCTGACTTGATACTTCATTTCCTTCTT containing:
- the LOC138904792 gene encoding uncharacterized protein, with product MKEANIITISDSTKLIEGSGRATVLLSGGTILAVNDALYCSRSQRNLLSFKDIRQNGYHIETTNEEKGKLIIRPSVIKVGVESPAFLEHYAIKTFRLDNASEFTSQAFNDYCISTGITIKHPVAHVHTQNGLGDSLIKRLQLIARPMLMRIKLPISAWGHAILHAAALVRIKPTNYHKVSSIQLAFAANAHIRIDVPVGQSINANESKTHLKRGRPIGSKDKNPRKRKGANDLGDHNMEAELVSLEKREVFRCIIRTPEGIKLVGYKWIFVRKRNDKNEVVRYKARLVAQRFSQRPVIDYMETYSSVVDAITFRYLINLAVHEKLDMRLMDVVTTYLYGTLDNEIYMKIPGGLKVPETNKSFRETYSIKLQKSLYGLKQSGRMWYNRLSRVFIRRSGSEFVIIAVYVDDLNIIGTPRKLPKAVDYLKKELEMKDLENTKFCLGYKLSI